Proteins encoded within one genomic window of Halocatena marina:
- a CDS encoding TrmB family transcriptional regulator: protein MANLRDLGLSEYEARAYRALLQTGPTTAKELSQVSDVPMGRIYDVLNSIEQYNLVRSQTASRPKKYVAVEPSTALSRLLEDKKRELAEKENQYEEIVDELVTSLDSTEPHEETFWTAAVGPEEVVDLLVERISVADERVVMVASTVSQQFDLDDLGDRVSASLEAALDRGVEVSLLMRPALVDALPPTVGKRYRTSLSPHRNFDCRTSDNVSGTFTIVDDVEVCIEVSHPLREMDTFAMINLKDRGFASDVHSEFEPRWAEAEALTF from the coding sequence ATGGCAAACCTCAGAGACCTCGGCCTTTCGGAGTACGAAGCGCGCGCCTATCGAGCGCTCCTTCAGACGGGACCGACAACCGCAAAGGAGTTGTCACAAGTTAGCGACGTGCCGATGGGGCGGATCTATGACGTGTTGAACAGCATTGAGCAGTATAATCTCGTTCGCTCACAGACCGCTTCGCGGCCGAAAAAATACGTCGCTGTCGAACCCTCGACTGCACTCAGTCGCCTGTTGGAGGATAAAAAGCGCGAGCTCGCTGAAAAGGAGAACCAGTATGAGGAGATTGTCGACGAACTCGTCACCTCCCTCGACAGCACAGAGCCACACGAGGAAACGTTCTGGACGGCCGCGGTCGGCCCCGAAGAGGTTGTCGATCTGCTCGTTGAGCGAATTTCCGTGGCCGATGAACGAGTCGTGATGGTTGCCTCGACAGTCTCACAGCAGTTTGATCTCGACGATCTCGGCGATCGGGTGTCCGCTTCCCTCGAAGCAGCACTCGATCGTGGCGTCGAGGTGTCACTGCTCATGCGTCCTGCGCTCGTCGATGCACTTCCCCCCACAGTCGGGAAGCGCTATCGGACTAGTCTCTCACCACACCGGAATTTCGACTGTCGAACGAGCGACAACGTCAGCGGCACGTTCACCATCGTCGACGATGTTGAGGTCTGTATCGAAGTCTCTCACCCACTCCGAGAGATGGATACATTTGCGATGATCAACCTCAAAGACAGAGGCTTCGCATCGGATGTTCATTCAGAGTTCGAACCGCGCTGGGCCGAGGCGGAAGCACTAACGTTCTAA
- a CDS encoding MBL fold metallo-hydrolase has product MTDGEYHSEDDINSIPPKELKERIDRDEDVFILDIRAENDFEEWHISDENVEIVNHPYFTLLDGIPEELLTKLPEEQKLTVLCAKGGSSELVAENLQQEDYDVDHLERGMKGWARIYEYTELTVQSDVTIAQYHRPSSGCLAYLIVSDSEAAVIDPLHAFTAQYAQDVRNLGAELVYALDTHIHADHISGIRSLADQTGATAVMPAAATERGVDYDQPYETVRNGDSLTVGEVEIDVIHTPGHTSGMTAYKVENVLFTGDGLFTESVARPDLEDPAAATDAAATLYESLTEEILTLPDDTIIAPAHVSDSASQCEDGTYTAILGELTETMDVLSMDKEPFVEFIVSSMPPRPANYEAIIATNLGEESPDDEEAFELELGPNNCAASESPLTN; this is encoded by the coding sequence ATGACCGACGGAGAGTACCATTCGGAGGATGATATCAACTCGATCCCGCCGAAAGAGCTGAAAGAACGTATCGACAGAGACGAGGACGTGTTTATCCTCGATATCCGAGCAGAAAATGACTTCGAGGAGTGGCACATCAGCGATGAGAACGTCGAGATCGTGAATCATCCGTATTTCACGCTGCTCGATGGAATTCCTGAGGAGTTACTCACAAAACTTCCCGAGGAACAGAAGCTCACCGTATTATGCGCGAAGGGTGGTTCCAGCGAGCTGGTCGCCGAAAACCTCCAACAAGAGGACTACGATGTCGATCATCTCGAGCGCGGGATGAAGGGCTGGGCACGGATCTACGAATACACCGAGCTCACGGTCCAGAGTGACGTAACGATCGCACAGTATCATCGACCGTCGAGTGGCTGTCTCGCGTACCTCATCGTCTCGGACAGCGAGGCCGCTGTTATCGACCCACTCCACGCGTTTACTGCTCAGTATGCACAAGACGTGCGAAACCTCGGTGCTGAACTGGTTTACGCGCTCGATACGCATATCCATGCAGATCACATCTCAGGCATTCGATCGCTCGCTGATCAGACAGGTGCGACTGCAGTTATGCCCGCGGCTGCCACAGAGCGTGGTGTCGATTACGATCAACCATACGAGACGGTTCGAAACGGGGATAGCCTCACCGTTGGTGAGGTAGAGATCGACGTTATCCACACGCCCGGCCACACATCGGGAATGACCGCGTACAAGGTCGAAAACGTACTGTTCACCGGCGACGGGCTGTTCACAGAAAGCGTCGCACGACCCGATCTCGAAGATCCAGCGGCGGCCACGGACGCAGCTGCGACGCTGTACGAATCACTCACCGAGGAGATCCTGACACTGCCCGACGACACGATCATCGCACCTGCACACGTTAGCGATTCCGCAAGTCAGTGCGAAGATGGCACCTACACCGCTATACTCGGTGAACTCACGGAAACAATGGACGTACTGTCGATGGATAAAGAGCCGTTCGTCGAGTTCATCGTTTCGAGCATGCCGCCTCGACCCGCTAACTATGAGGCGATCATCGCTACCAACCTTGGCGAGGAATCACCTGACGACGAAGAAGCGTTCGAA
- a CDS encoding sulfurtransferase TusA family protein, whose amino-acid sequence MTTHKTAEVLDTTGQNCPMPVVKTKQTIDQLEEGAILEVLATDPGSMSDLAGWAAATSDVELIEQDERSEIFTHYIRKTDS is encoded by the coding sequence ATGACCACACACAAAACTGCCGAGGTACTCGACACAACGGGACAGAACTGTCCCATGCCAGTCGTCAAGACAAAGCAGACTATCGATCAACTCGAAGAAGGAGCGATTCTGGAAGTTCTCGCGACCGATCCCGGAAGTATGAGTGATCTCGCTGGTTGGGCAGCTGCAACCAGCGACGTCGAACTCATTGAGCAGGACGAGCGTAGCGAGATATTCACGCATTACATCCGCAAGACGGACTCATAG
- a CDS encoding DsrE/DsrF/DrsH-like family protein, protein MSTDTPQTPESDERLTHEELEERVVALEDRVADVESRDKQPKISIIATKGTLDMAYPPLILASTAAAFGYEVTVFHTFWGLDILHKEKSKNLKLSSVGNPNMSVPNAIAAFPGMDRIVTKMMEKQIADNDTATIEELLDTSLDMGVEFQACQMTIDLMGYDEDNFYDGITVGVGAATAIRDMAESDIQLLI, encoded by the coding sequence ATGAGTACTGACACTCCGCAAACGCCAGAGTCCGACGAGCGCTTGACTCATGAAGAGCTCGAAGAGCGAGTCGTCGCTCTTGAGGACCGGGTTGCTGACGTAGAGAGCCGTGATAAGCAGCCGAAAATATCGATTATCGCAACGAAGGGGACGCTCGATATGGCCTATCCCCCGCTCATTCTTGCAAGCACCGCCGCAGCGTTCGGGTACGAAGTCACAGTTTTTCACACGTTCTGGGGGCTGGACATCCTTCATAAGGAGAAATCGAAGAATCTGAAGCTGAGTTCGGTCGGAAATCCTAATATGTCAGTTCCGAACGCAATCGCGGCATTTCCGGGAATGGATCGAATCGTAACGAAGATGATGGAAAAGCAGATTGCAGACAACGACACAGCCACGATCGAGGAACTTCTTGACACTTCTCTCGATATGGGAGTCGAATTCCAAGCCTGTCAGATGACAATCGATCTCATGGGATATGACGAAGACAACTTCTATGACGGCATTACCGTCGGTGTTGGTGCGGCGACAGCCATTCGAGACATGGCTGAGTCAGATATCCAACTTCTCATTTAG
- the mptA gene encoding GTP cyclohydrolase MptA — MSQQLPDVQASSPTVSIGLNRVGVTGVEKLVKIDRDDRRPIVLMAEFEVFVDLPKWRKGADMSRNMEVIDETLEIAVSDTTSGVEDVCGTAAERLLEKHDYTTKAEVHMEATYAVHDQTPESDRLTQSTADIIASATATEDGTREEIGARVVGMTVCPCSQGMSAARARETLLDLGVEDGVIEQFLDTVPQPGHSQRGHATLTIEAAGEPNVDVTDVIEVARDSMSARIYNLAKRPDEDHMTYSSHTDAKFVEDCVRAMAEGVVNQFSDLPDDAIITMKQSNDESIHQHNAHAERVAKMSALRSELNGS, encoded by the coding sequence ATGAGCCAGCAGCTGCCGGACGTGCAGGCGTCGAGTCCGACCGTCAGTATCGGGCTTAACCGCGTCGGCGTGACCGGGGTCGAGAAGCTCGTCAAGATCGATCGGGATGATCGCAGACCCATCGTACTGATGGCTGAATTCGAAGTGTTCGTCGATCTGCCAAAGTGGCGGAAGGGTGCGGACATGAGCCGGAACATGGAAGTCATTGACGAGACACTTGAGATCGCGGTCAGTGATACTACCTCCGGCGTCGAAGACGTCTGTGGTACCGCTGCCGAGCGTCTCCTCGAAAAGCACGACTATACGACGAAAGCCGAAGTCCACATGGAGGCGACATACGCTGTCCACGATCAGACGCCCGAGTCAGACCGCCTCACCCAGTCGACTGCGGATATCATCGCGAGTGCCACAGCAACCGAAGACGGCACTCGTGAAGAGATTGGTGCGCGCGTCGTTGGGATGACCGTCTGTCCCTGTTCGCAAGGAATGTCTGCCGCCCGCGCCCGAGAAACGCTCCTCGACCTCGGTGTCGAGGACGGAGTCATCGAGCAGTTCCTCGATACGGTTCCACAGCCAGGTCACTCCCAGCGCGGACACGCTACACTCACCATCGAAGCGGCGGGCGAACCAAACGTTGATGTCACCGACGTCATCGAAGTTGCCCGTGATTCGATGAGTGCACGGATCTACAACCTCGCAAAACGGCCCGACGAAGACCACATGACCTACTCGTCTCACACGGACGCGAAATTTGTCGAGGACTGTGTCCGTGCCATGGCCGAAGGAGTCGTCAACCAGTTCTCGGACCTCCCGGATGATGCGATCATCACGATGAAACAGTCGAACGACGAATCGATCCACCAACATAACGCTCACGCCGAACGCGTCGCAAAGATGAGTGCCCTCCGGTCCGAGCTGAACGGATCGTAA